The following nucleotide sequence is from Thermostaphylospora chromogena.
CCCTCCAGGATGCGCTCCCCCGCCTTGTCGTGGGTGACCAGCTCCACGACGTTGTCACATTCGGGTGTGGCGTACTCGGGGTGGCTGCCGACATCGAGGTAGAGGCGGGCGCCGTTGCGCAAGAAGACGTTGCTCGAACGGCCCCAGGACACGACCCGGCGGAAGAGGTAGCGGGCGACCTCGTCCGGGGACAGCCGACGCTGCCCTCGGAACGTGCAGGTCACGCCGTACTCGTTCTCCAGCCCGAAGATGCGACGATCCATTACCTCACACTATGCCCTCGCCCCCGTGCTGCGGCAGATCTCCGCGCGGTATTTCGGCCGTGCTCCCCGAGCCCGCCCGTGCCGGGGCGGGCCGTGGGCACCGCTTCGGGTACGGCTCAGGCGCCCGACCCGGTGTCGATGTCGCCCTCGGGAGCGGTGGGCGGCGCAGCGTCGGGACCGTTCTCGGACTTCTCCTGCGGCGTGTCGCCCCCGCCCTCAGGACCGCCGGACTTCTCGCGGCCCTCGCGCAGCAGAGCCTCCAGGCGGGCCCCGGTCAGGCGCTGGAACTTGCGGTGAGTGGGGCGGTTGCGGTCGAGCACCGCCACCTCGAGCTGGTCGGTCGGCGGCGGGTCACCGTCCTGCTCGGCCAGGGCGGCGACGCCGACCTGCAGCGCCTCGACCAGCGACATGCCCTCCCGGTAGCGCTCCTTGAGCCGTCCGGCGACCGCGTCGGCCTGTCCGCCCATGGCCACCGCGCCGTGCTCGTCCGCCACCGAGCCGTCGAAGGTGAGGCGGTAGATCTGGTCCTCCTCGGGGGTGTGCCCCACCTCCGCGACGATGATCTCCACCTCGTACGGTTTGATCGAATCGGTGAAGATCATGCCGAGGTTCTGGGCGTAGAGGTTGGCCAGGCCGCGCGCTGTGACGTCCTCCCGGTGGAAGGTGTAGCCGTTGATGTCGGCGTAGCGGATGCCGCCCAGCCTCAGCGCCTCGAACTCGTTGTACCGGCCGACGGCGGCGAACCCGATCCGGTCGTAGATCTCGCTGATCTTGTGCAGTGCCCGGGAGGCGTTGTGCGCGACGAACAGGATGCCGTCCTGGTACTGCAGCACGACCGAGCTGCGGCCCCGCGCGATGCCCTTTCGCGCGTAGTCGGCCTTGTCCCGCATCTGCTGTTCTGCCGGGACATATCCAAAGGGCATGGACACCGGTGGCAATTCCTCTCCTTGTATTCAGCCGTGGTGGGCTCAGAGCAGCGGGGCGGTCGGCCCGTCGGGGTCGGTCATCCGAGCGTCGAGCATGCGGTGCACGGCCTCGGCGACCTCCTCGTCGGGCAGGCGCCGGAAGCCCTCGTCGGTGATCACCGCGACCATCGGCCAGATCTTACGGGTGACGTCGGGGCCGCCGGTGGCGGAGTCGTCGTCGGCGGCGTCGTAGAGCGCCTGCAGGCAGGCCAGCACGGTGTCCTCGGGGGAGGCGTCCTCGCGGTAGAGCTTCTTCAGCGAGCCCCGGGCGAAGATCGAGCCGGAGCCGATGGCGTGGAAACCGCGGTGCTCGTAAGGGCCGCCGCCGACGTCGTAGCCGAAGATCCGGCCGACGCCCTGCTCGGGGTCGTAGGCGGCGAAGAGGGGGACCACCACCAGGCCCTGCATGGCCATCGGGAGGTTCTCCCTGATCATGGTGGCCAACCGGTTGGCCTTGCCCTCGATCGAGAGCGTGCGGCCCTCGCGCTTCTCGTAGTGTTCGAGCTCCACGCGGTAGAGCCGGGACAGCTCGATGCCCGTGCTCGCGGTGCCCGCGATGCCCATGCACGAGTAGTCGTCGGTGCGGAAGATCTTCTCGATGTCCCGCATCGAGATCATGTTGCCGGACGTCGAGCGCCGGTCTCCCGCCATCACCACGCCGCCCCGGCACGACGCCGCCACGATGGTGGTCGCGTGCGGGATCTCGTCCACGACCGGCGTGGCAAGGGTCTCCCGGCGGCCCGGCAGCAGCTCCGGCGCGTACTTCGCGACGAACTGGATGAACGATGAGCTGCCGATGTCGGTGAAGAGGTTGTCCCTCAATCCGGCGGGCAGGTCCCTGAACGATGCCACGCGTCTCCCTCCCAAGCAGAGATCCGATAGGGCGACCCTACTCATCTTGGTCTGCTGCTTGCACTTCCCACGATCAGCTCAACGCGAACCATCCACCACTGGGACGGATGTGACAGGTGAGACGTATGTGAACTTTGTCGCCATGACGCGCCCGTCAAGCGATGAATCTTCGCGTGTCACTCCTGTCGTACGATTGTCAAGATTTCTACACGTCCTTACCGTTCGAATTTCAACCATGCTCATCTTTTCCGAGGTGGTTAACGGTGAGACTTGCCCCCCGACGTGCGAAGACCCTCCTCGCCTTGTCTGCGCTCACGCTCGCCCTGACCGGGTGCGGCGGCGGAGGCTCGGAGTCCGATGACGGTTCCATAACGCTGACGATCGCCCAGAACTCCATCGCCGGCGGCAAGAACTCCGCCAGCGCCGAATGGGTCCAGAAGTGGGTGATCCCCCGATTCGAAGAGGCGCAGAAGGCCGCGGGCCGCTCCGTCAAGGTCGAGTTCCAGGCCAACGGCGTCGACGACGAGCAGTACAAGACGAAGATCGCGCTCGACCTGAAGTCCAAGCGCGGCGCCGACGTCATCGACCTGGACGGCATCTGGATCGGCGAGTTCGCCCAGGCCGGCTACATCAAGCCGCTCAACGAGACGGCCGGCGCCGCCGTCGACTCCTGGGACGGCTGGAACCAGATCCCCGAGGCCGTCCAGGGGCTGGGCACCTTCGACGGCAAGCGGTACGCCGTGCCGGTGGGCACCGACGGCCGGGTGCTCTTCTACAACAAGGAGCTGTTCGCCAAGGCGGGACTGCCCACCGAGTGGCAGCCCACCAGCTGGCAGGAGATCATCGACGCGGGCCGGGCGCTGAAGAAGCTGCCGGACGTCACCCCCATCCAGATCAACGCGGGCACCGCCATGGGAGAGGCCACCACCATGCAGGGCGTGCTGCCGCTGCTGGCGGGCGCCGGATCGCAGGTGTGGTCCGACGGCAAGTGGACCGGCGGCTCGCAGGCGCTCAAGGACGTCCTGGACTTCTACCGGACGATCTACAGCGAGGGCCTGGGCGACCCCCAGCTGCAGCGCGAGGCCAAGGGCCGTGACAAGTCCTTCGCCGAGTTCGCCGAAGGCAAGATCGGCATCCTCGCCGAGGGCGACTACTTCTGGCGCTCGGTCCTCGACCCCGACGACGGCGTGGCCCCGATGAAGAACCGGGACGAGGCGGTCGGCTACGCGCTCATCCCGGCCAAGGAGCCGGGCGCGGGCGTCCGCGGCCAGGACTTCGTCAGCATGTCCGGTGGCTCGGCGCGCGTGCTCAACCCCTTCTCCCGCCACCCCGAACTGGCCTGGGAGCTGCTGTCGTTCATGCACTCGGCCGAGGGCGTCCAGGCGGAGCTGGAGTTCAACGGCGAGGCGCGCATCACCGCCAGGAGCGACGTCAACGAGAAGGCGCTCGCCGACGACCCCATGCTGAACTTCGTGGCGGAGAAGGTGCTGCCGATCACCTCCTACCGTCCGCCGCTCGCGCTCTACCCGCAGGTCTCCGCGGCCCTGCAGGAGGCCACCGCCGAGGTGATCGCCGGTACCGCACCCGACCAGGCCGCCGCGGACTTCCAGAGCAAGCTGGAGGACATCGTGGGCGACGCATCGGAGATCGCGAACTGATCCATGAGCACTGACCCGTCGGGCCTCGGGAGGGCCAGAGCGGCCGGTTTCATACTGCCGGCCCTGGTCCTCATCGGGGTCTTCCTGATCTTTCCCGCACTGTGGACCGTCTACCTGGGCCTGACCGACTACCGGCTCACCGGCCTGGCGGCCGCGGAGCCGCGGATGGTCGGCGCCCAGAACTACCTGGACGCGCTGATCGACGAACGGTTCCACACCTCCGCGTGGCTGAGCGTGCAGTTCGTGCTCGGCTCCGCGATCATCGGACAGGCCGGGCTCGGCTTCACGATCGCATGGGTCATGCGCGACCGCCGCGGCCCGCTGCGCCGGGTCGTGGAGGGCCTGGTGCTGCTGTCGTGGATCCTGCCCAGCTCGGTCGTGGCGTTCCTGTGGATCGCACTGCTCGACCGGGACGGCGGCACCCTCAACGCGCTGCTGAACACACCGGGAGCGGCGTGGCTGCTCGACCACCCCATGCTGTCGATCATCGTGTTCAACACCTGGCGGGGAACCGCCTTCTCGATGATGCTCTACTCCGCCGCTCTGTCCAACGTGCCGCCGTCGCACCTGGAGACCGCCCGCCTGGCGGGGGCCTCCACCCTGCAGACGCTGCGCGACGCGGTCTTCCCCAGGATCAGAGGCCACGTGCTGACCAACCTGTTGCTGATCAGCCTGTGGACGTTCAACGACTTCACGCCGTTCCTCATCACCGCGGGCGGGCCCGAGGGCCGCTCGGAGATCCTGCCGGTGTACGTCTACAACCTCGCCCTGCGCGACGGCGAGCTGGGCGTGGGCGCGGCGGTGTCGTTCCTGATCCTGATCATCAACCTGGTCTTCGCGCTGGCGTACCTGCGGCTGCTGCGCGGCCAGGGCGGAGCACGAGGCGGAGAAGGGACGGTTGCGCCGACGGCGCCCGCGGGTAGGAGCGGAGCGTGAGGGCGTTGAACGACCACGTTCGACACGTGCTGTCCAGGATCGGGTTGTCGGTCTTCCTGGCGGTGGTCATGGCGTTCTTCGCCCTGCCCATGCTGTGGCTGGCCACCGCCCCGTTCGACGCCACCCCCTCGATCACGGTGTCGATCCCGGAGTTCACCCTCGCCAACTTCCGCGCCATCCTCGACAACCCGTACGCGCTCAGCTCGCTGGGCAACTCGATCCTGCAGGCCGGCGGCGCCGCCGTACTGGTGGTGGTCCTGGCGTCCCTGGCGGCGTACGCGCTGTCACGGGTCCGGGTGCCGGGCCGCGACGCCCTGCTGTACGTGCTGCTGCTGATGTCGTCGGTGGTGACCGGCACCGCCGCCATGGTGCCGATCTTCGAGCTGGCGACCCGGCTCAACCTCATCGACACCCATCTCGGCGTGATCCTGACCGTCTCGGGCGGCCTGCTCCCGGCGGCGATCTTCATCTTGAAGGACTTCATGGACGCCACGCCCACCTCCTACGAGGAGTCGGCGCGCGTCTTCGGCGCCGGGCCGCTGCAGATCCTCGGTCACATCGTGGTCCCGCTCGTCCGCCCCGGGCTGGCCACCATCGCGGTGTGGGCGGTCGCCAACGTGTGGGGCGGCTTCCTGCTCCAGTTCATCCTGATCCGCGACCCCGGACTGGCGCCGGGCTCGGTGATCCTCTACACCCTCTACACCGAGGGCGGCCAGCCCGATCTCTCTCTCATCTCGACCTTCTCGTTGCTGTACTCGCTGCCTGTGGTGCTGATGTACGTGTTCGTGAGCAGCAGGTACGGCTTCCGCTTCCACGGAGGGATCAAGCGGTGATCTCCCTGCACGGTCTCACCAAAGTCTTCCCCGGCGGGGTCCGGGCCCTGGACGATCTCGATCTGGAGATCGGCGACGGGGAGTTCTTCGCGCTGCTCGGCCCGTCCGGCTGCGGCAAGACCACCCTGCTGCGCACCATCGCCGGTCTGGAGACCCCCACCTCCGGCACCGTCGCCATCGGCGGGACGGACGTCACCAACGCCCCGCCCGGCCGTCGGGACGTGGCCATGGTCTTCCAGGACTACGCCCTGTTCCCGCACATGGACGTCGTCGACAACATCGCCTACCCCTTGCGGATCAAGAAGGTGCCGCGCGCCGAACGCCGGGCCAAGGCGGCCGAGACCGCCGCCCGGCTCAGCCTGTCGGAACTGCTGGACCGGCGGCCCGGACAGCTCTCCGGCGGCCAGCAGCAGCGGGTCGCCCTCGCCCGCGCCGTCGCCTGCCGTCCCAAGGTGTTCCTGTTCGACGAGCCGCTGTCCAACCTCGACGCCCGGCTGCGCCTGGAGGCGCGCACGTTCCTCAAGCGCCTGCAACGCGAACTGGGCGTCACCACCGTCTTCGTCACCCACGACCAGGGCGAGGCGCTGGCCCTGGCCGACCGGATCGCCGTCATGTCCGGGGGACGGCTGGCCCAGGTCGGCACCCCGGCCGAGGTCTTCCAGCGGCCCGCCGACCTCTTCGTCGCCTCCTTCATCGGCTCCACCCCGATGAACCTGCTGCCCGGCCGGGTGGTCGACGGCGGGCTGCACGTCGCGGGCGCCACGCTGCCCGTCCCCGCCGGGCTCGCCGACGGCGACGAGATCACCTACGGGGTGCGCCCGGAGTACACCGACCTGTCGACGACGCCGCGCCCCGACGCCTTCCCCGGCCACGTCGTGGTCCTGGAGAACCTCGGCACCGCCCACCTGGTGACCGTGGAGAACGGCGACACGATCGTCCAAGCGGTCGTGCCCGAAGGGAGCGAACCCGAACCGGGCGCCGCCGTGTGGGCGGTGCCCCGGCAGGACCGCGCGCTCGTCTACCGGGACGGCACGCTGCTGCCCTCCGATCCGGTACCCGCCGTAGCGAGCGACCTCCCGGCGGCCGGCACCGGGCAGGGCATATGAGCACGCCGGGCGGCGGAAGCGGCGAGATCCGCCTCACGGGCCGCGCCACGCTGGACGACCGCCTGGCCGGCCCGGTCCGCGAGCTCGCCTTCCAGCCGCCCCCGTGGACCCGCGCCCTCACCGTGCGGCTCTCCTACGACCGCACGGCGGGCGTGCTCGATCTGGGCTGTCACGGGCCGGACGGCTACCGCGGCTGGTCCGGCGGCGCCCGCGACCGGTACACGATCGCCCCGGCCTGGGCCACCCCCGGCTACCTGCCCGGCGAGGTGGAGCCGGGCGTCTGGCGCGTGCTCCTCGGCTTCCACCGCGTGCCGCGAGAGGGCCTGCCCTACGAGGTGACCGTCACCCCGCACCGCTCCCCGCCCGCGCCCCCGCCAGCGCGGGCGGCGCCGTCTCCGCCCGCCGAGCCCATGCCCCGCGCCGCCGCCCGGCGCGACCTGCCCGAGCTGGACGGTCTGACCTGGGCCGCGGGCGACCTGCACGCCCACACCGTGCACTCCGACGGCGGGCTCACCGTGCCCGCCCTGGCCGCGCTCGCCCGCGACCGCGGCCTGGACTACCTCGCCGTCACCGACCACAACACCGTCAGCCACCACGCCGAGCTGCCCGCCGCCTCCCGCGCCGCCGGCATCACACTGCTCCCCGGCCAGGAGGTCACCACCGACCTCGGCCATGCCAACGCCTTCGGCGACATCGGCTGGATCGACTTCCGCCGTCCCGCCGACGAGTGGGCGCGGACGGTGCGGGAACGCGGCGGCCTGCTGTCGATCAACCATCCGCTCGCCGCGGACTGCGCCTGGCGTCTGCCCATGGACGCGCGGGCGACGATGGCCGAGATCTGGCACTGGAGCTGGTGGGACCGCACCTGGGGCGCCCCGCTCGCCTGGGCGCAGGCGTGGTCGCCGGAGACCGTCATGATCGGCGGCAGCGACTTCCACCGGCCCGGCGAGGGCGGCGAGCTCGGTTCCCCCACCACCTGGGTGCTCGCCGCCGACCCCGGCGACCCCGTCGCGATCGAGGCGGGCATGCGGGCCGGCCGTACCGCGATCTCCACCGGCCCGGACGGGCCGCTGCTGCTGCGGCACGGCGACGAGTTCCTCGTCGTGGACGGTGAAGGGCTGGTGCTGTGGGGTCCCGACACCCGGACCGTGATCACCCGGAACCGGGTCCGGCTGCCCGCCCGTCCCGGCCCGCACCGCCTGGAGACCGACAGGAACGAGGTGATGGCACTGTGCACCTGATCTCCGGCGGGAGACCGGCGTCCGCGATTCCCCGATTCCCTGCGCCCCACCCGCCCTCGGGCGCATGATTCGGGGTACCGCGGTTCCCGGTCTCCTTTCGGCCCGCGTCCGCTCACACCCCACGGAGGCGCCCTCATGACCGCCAAGCCCCTCCAGCCCGACCCCGTCGACATCGTCGTCGTCCCGCACACCCACTGGGACCGCGAGTGGTACCTGCCCTTCCAGCGGTTCCGGCTCGGCCTGGTGCGCATGCTCGACGACGTCCTGGACATCATGGCCGCCGACCCCGCCTACCGCTTCACGATGGACGGCCAGCTCGCCGCCCTGGAGGACTACCTGGAGATCAGGCCTGAGCGGCGCGCCGAGGTGGCCGCGCTGGTCGCCGAGGGCCGGCTGGCCGCCGGGCCCTGGCTGATCCTCTCCGACGAGTTCCTGTGCTCGGGCGAGACGCTGATCCGCAACCTGGAGTACGGCATCCGCGGCGCCGAGGCGCTCGGCGGCGCGATGCGGGTCGGCTACCTCCCCGACCAGTTCGGGCACTGCGCGCAGATGCCGCAGATCCTCACCCTGGCCGGGATCCGCCACGCATGCCTGTGGCGCGGCGTGCCCGCCTCCGTGGACCGCGACGCCTTCGCCTGGACCGGCGCCGACGGCACCACGATCCGCACCTGCTACCTCCCCGAGGGGTACGGCAACGCCGCGGGCATGTTCACCGGCCCCGCCGACGGCCTCCCCGACCGGCTGGCCGCCTTCACCGACGTCATGCGTCCCTGGCGCCCCCAGGGCCCGCTGCTGGCCATGTACGGCGCCGACCACAGCGCCCCCGCCGCGGGGATCGGCGCGGCCGGGGTGCGCCTGGCCACGCTCGACGAGTACATCACCGGGCAGCCGGCCGCCGTCGACGGGCTGCCCGAGGTCCACGGGGAGCTGCGCTCGCACGCCCGCGCCAACATCCTCCCCGGCGTCATCTCCGCCCGCATCCCCGCCAAGCAGGCGATGGCCCGCGCCGAGCGCACCGTCGCCCGCTACGCCGAGCCGCTGGCCGCCCGCTGGCTGCCCGGCGACTCCGCCGTCGCCCGCCTGCTCGACATGGCCTGGCGGCGGGTGATCGCGTGCAGCGGGCACGACTCCATCACCGGCTGCGGCTCCGACGACACCGCCCAGCAGGTCGCGGCCCGCATCGCCGAGGCCGAGCAGATCGGCCAGGCGGTGGTCGACGTCGTCGGCTCCGCGATCGGCGCCCGCGCCCGGCGCGGCGACCTGGTCGTGAGCAACCCCTCCCCGCATGAGCGGACCGGCCTCGTCCTGGCCGACCTGCCGGAGGACCGTCCCCGGCTGGTCACCGCGGCCGGCGAGCAGGTTCCCGTGCAGCGCCTGGAGCTCGCCCCGACCCTGCTGGACGAGACCGTCATGGAGGACCTCTCGCTGCTGCTGAGCCGGGTGCACGAACGCGAGCTGTTCGGCCTGGAGATCCAGTCGTGGTCGGTGGAGGACGACGTCTTCACCGTCGTCGTCGGCCGGCACGGCACCACCCCCTACGAGTACGCCGACCTCCGCGCCGACGTGCTGGCCGCCGCCGGTCGGCCGGGGCCGTGGACGGTGCGCACCCTCGCCGAGCCGATGGTCACCGTCGCCGCGCTGGTCACCGTCCCGCCGCTGGGCCACGTCACCCTCAGCCCCGTACCCGCCTCCGCCGCCCCGGACCGCCCCGCCCGTCCCGCTCCGCCGGGCGCCGCCGCGGGGGAGCCGCTGCCCGACGGCACGCTGGACAACGGGCTGCTGCGCGTCACCGTGGCCGAGGACGGCACGCTCACCCTGCG
It contains:
- the prcA gene encoding proteasome subunit alpha, coding for MPFGYVPAEQQMRDKADYARKGIARGRSSVVLQYQDGILFVAHNASRALHKISEIYDRIGFAAVGRYNEFEALRLGGIRYADINGYTFHREDVTARGLANLYAQNLGMIFTDSIKPYEVEIIVAEVGHTPEEDQIYRLTFDGSVADEHGAVAMGGQADAVAGRLKERYREGMSLVEALQVGVAALAEQDGDPPPTDQLEVAVLDRNRPTHRKFQRLTGARLEALLREGREKSGGPEGGGDTPQEKSENGPDAAPPTAPEGDIDTGSGA
- the prcB gene encoding proteasome subunit beta; its protein translation is MASFRDLPAGLRDNLFTDIGSSSFIQFVAKYAPELLPGRRETLATPVVDEIPHATTIVAASCRGGVVMAGDRRSTSGNMISMRDIEKIFRTDDYSCMGIAGTASTGIELSRLYRVELEHYEKREGRTLSIEGKANRLATMIRENLPMAMQGLVVVPLFAAYDPEQGVGRIFGYDVGGGPYEHRGFHAIGSGSIFARGSLKKLYREDASPEDTVLACLQALYDAADDDSATGGPDVTRKIWPMVAVITDEGFRRLPDEEVAEAVHRMLDARMTDPDGPTAPLL
- a CDS encoding extracellular solute-binding protein, whose product is MSALTLALTGCGGGGSESDDGSITLTIAQNSIAGGKNSASAEWVQKWVIPRFEEAQKAAGRSVKVEFQANGVDDEQYKTKIALDLKSKRGADVIDLDGIWIGEFAQAGYIKPLNETAGAAVDSWDGWNQIPEAVQGLGTFDGKRYAVPVGTDGRVLFYNKELFAKAGLPTEWQPTSWQEIIDAGRALKKLPDVTPIQINAGTAMGEATTMQGVLPLLAGAGSQVWSDGKWTGGSQALKDVLDFYRTIYSEGLGDPQLQREAKGRDKSFAEFAEGKIGILAEGDYFWRSVLDPDDGVAPMKNRDEAVGYALIPAKEPGAGVRGQDFVSMSGGSARVLNPFSRHPELAWELLSFMHSAEGVQAELEFNGEARITARSDVNEKALADDPMLNFVAEKVLPITSYRPPLALYPQVSAALQEATAEVIAGTAPDQAAADFQSKLEDIVGDASEIAN
- a CDS encoding carbohydrate ABC transporter permease gives rise to the protein MSTDPSGLGRARAAGFILPALVLIGVFLIFPALWTVYLGLTDYRLTGLAAAEPRMVGAQNYLDALIDERFHTSAWLSVQFVLGSAIIGQAGLGFTIAWVMRDRRGPLRRVVEGLVLLSWILPSSVVAFLWIALLDRDGGTLNALLNTPGAAWLLDHPMLSIIVFNTWRGTAFSMMLYSAALSNVPPSHLETARLAGASTLQTLRDAVFPRIRGHVLTNLLLISLWTFNDFTPFLITAGGPEGRSEILPVYVYNLALRDGELGVGAAVSFLILIINLVFALAYLRLLRGQGGARGGEGTVAPTAPAGRSGA
- a CDS encoding carbohydrate ABC transporter permease, which produces MRALNDHVRHVLSRIGLSVFLAVVMAFFALPMLWLATAPFDATPSITVSIPEFTLANFRAILDNPYALSSLGNSILQAGGAAVLVVVLASLAAYALSRVRVPGRDALLYVLLLMSSVVTGTAAMVPIFELATRLNLIDTHLGVILTVSGGLLPAAIFILKDFMDATPTSYEESARVFGAGPLQILGHIVVPLVRPGLATIAVWAVANVWGGFLLQFILIRDPGLAPGSVILYTLYTEGGQPDLSLISTFSLLYSLPVVLMYVFVSSRYGFRFHGGIKR
- a CDS encoding ABC transporter ATP-binding protein; the encoded protein is MISLHGLTKVFPGGVRALDDLDLEIGDGEFFALLGPSGCGKTTLLRTIAGLETPTSGTVAIGGTDVTNAPPGRRDVAMVFQDYALFPHMDVVDNIAYPLRIKKVPRAERRAKAAETAARLSLSELLDRRPGQLSGGQQQRVALARAVACRPKVFLFDEPLSNLDARLRLEARTFLKRLQRELGVTTVFVTHDQGEALALADRIAVMSGGRLAQVGTPAEVFQRPADLFVASFIGSTPMNLLPGRVVDGGLHVAGATLPVPAGLADGDEITYGVRPEYTDLSTTPRPDAFPGHVVVLENLGTAHLVTVENGDTIVQAVVPEGSEPEPGAAVWAVPRQDRALVYRDGTLLPSDPVPAVASDLPAAGTGQGI
- a CDS encoding CehA/McbA family metallohydrolase, which translates into the protein MSTPGGGSGEIRLTGRATLDDRLAGPVRELAFQPPPWTRALTVRLSYDRTAGVLDLGCHGPDGYRGWSGGARDRYTIAPAWATPGYLPGEVEPGVWRVLLGFHRVPREGLPYEVTVTPHRSPPAPPPARAAPSPPAEPMPRAAARRDLPELDGLTWAAGDLHAHTVHSDGGLTVPALAALARDRGLDYLAVTDHNTVSHHAELPAASRAAGITLLPGQEVTTDLGHANAFGDIGWIDFRRPADEWARTVRERGGLLSINHPLAADCAWRLPMDARATMAEIWHWSWWDRTWGAPLAWAQAWSPETVMIGGSDFHRPGEGGELGSPTTWVLAADPGDPVAIEAGMRAGRTAISTGPDGPLLLRHGDEFLVVDGEGLVLWGPDTRTVITRNRVRLPARPGPHRLETDRNEVMALCT
- a CDS encoding glycoside hydrolase family 38 C-terminal domain-containing protein, giving the protein MTAKPLQPDPVDIVVVPHTHWDREWYLPFQRFRLGLVRMLDDVLDIMAADPAYRFTMDGQLAALEDYLEIRPERRAEVAALVAEGRLAAGPWLILSDEFLCSGETLIRNLEYGIRGAEALGGAMRVGYLPDQFGHCAQMPQILTLAGIRHACLWRGVPASVDRDAFAWTGADGTTIRTCYLPEGYGNAAGMFTGPADGLPDRLAAFTDVMRPWRPQGPLLAMYGADHSAPAAGIGAAGVRLATLDEYITGQPAAVDGLPEVHGELRSHARANILPGVISARIPAKQAMARAERTVARYAEPLAARWLPGDSAVARLLDMAWRRVIACSGHDSITGCGSDDTAQQVAARIAEAEQIGQAVVDVVGSAIGARARRGDLVVSNPSPHERTGLVLADLPEDRPRLVTAAGEQVPVQRLELAPTLLDETVMEDLSLLLSRVHERELFGLEIQSWSVEDDVFTVVVGRHGTTPYEYADLRADVLAAAGRPGPWTVRTLAEPMVTVAALVTVPPLGHVTLSPVPASAAPDRPARPAPPGAAAGEPLPDGTLDNGLLRVTVAEDGTLTLRTPGGLTATGVGRIVDGGDAGDTYNHAPPARDSLIDTPLRVQVEEICAGPLVSALEITREYAWPAALEGEGRSERTAPVTVTTRAELRAGEPFLRLEVAFDNRCRDHRVRWHAPLPASARESYAEGQFSVVRRGMTAEGGGGEHPIPTFPAEGFVTAGGLALLLDRVTEYELTGGELAVTLLRSVGYLSRNRNAYRDEPAGPQVATPEAQCLGPITVRFAVHLHEGSWHEAGLPRLAEEYRHDLLSTPGTAVAATDGGGPEPISVEGDGVIMAALRERGDALEIRLVAEHPEPTEAVLRGPFAAAYRADTLGDRTTPLDLVPGSPARLRLPLRPFEIATLHLVPA